The DNA region GTTTTAAAGGTTGCTCTTGGCAAGTTAGCGTAAGGGGAAGTTATCACTCCATACCAACTGACCGCCGCTGGTGAATAAACCTCTAATAAGCCGTAGAGGGCGGAAGCTTCAATCCTCACGCAACAAGCAACCAAGAGGGAAAAGAAGGGAGAACGGGTATCACGCTTAATAAAGCAAGGATGTACAAAAGAGCGGCTACCTCCGGATGTAGCGGGAAGTTCTACTATGCCGGAACCGTGTATCTCCAGAGAAGCCACGTACGAATGGGTAAGCCCGTAGATTTCTCCTTCTTTTGATTTTCCTACTCTCAGCCTTTTTCCGTTCAAAAACAGCCTTACGTTTTTTCCGCCTATGTCAATTATGCCGACTTCTTCATTCCAAAAAACATCTGACGTCAGGTGTATGTCAATGTTTACAGCCTGAGCAGTTAAGGCTTCTTTTAGGGAGGTAGCATCTTCAACGTAAAAGGTTCTTTGAATCCTGCCTGCTAAGCTTTTTACTTTTTCTATCTCTGACTTAACTCTTGCGTCATATTGACCCCTAAACATCCAGTCCTCCTTTAGCCCTCCTTCTCAAAGTGTGGGACATCTTTAAACGTCCGAAAATGGCCACCCCAGCGGTTATCTTTGCTTAAGGATTCCCAAAAGCGGCCTATCGGCTCAATATCCTCTACGTTCCACGTAAGAACAAAAGGTGAGCCGTTGACTATTACAGACGGCTCTTCCCCCGGCCGTGCCGGACGGAAGAGATTAAGGTCTATCGCAAGTCGTTTTAAGTGCTGTGAATTCATTGTTCTACTTCTGCCTATCTGCACATAGTACTTTTGCATGTTAGGGTGTCTCCAGAGCTCCCCTCCAGTTGCTACCCATCCACGGCGTTCTATTTCTTTTATCAACTCCGCAACTTGTCTTAGGAATTCCCATTGTTTCTCCACAAGGCTCATTTCTCTACCCCTCTCAGCTTCTCAATAGAGCGCAAGCTGAAATAACCGATAACGGCTATTTTCAGGAGTTCTGACAGCGTAGTGATGTAGAGGTCCTTCACCTGTATGAGGTTTTGGTCAAGGATGGCCAGAATGGTGTAAGCCAAGAGGAGATACACAAGGGTAAAAGGCCTTACAAGTTTGGTAACTGTTCCGGCAGCGTTATCAGACAACCACCTTCTTGTGGTTTCTCGGTCTATTGTTGCCAAGTAGGTGAGCTCCTTTTCTTTCTCTTCAAGGAGTATCTTTTGGAGCTCCTCTTCGTGTTTTAGTTCCAGCTCCTTTAGCTTGACGAGTAGTTCGGGATTTTGGAGCTCCCCGGGATTGTCCGGTATCTTGACACCAAATTTTTTTTCTACAAAGCCCTTTCCCTTTTGCTTTATCACGTCGGCCAAAAGATTCAGGCCTGCTGAGGCTAAAGCTCCCGCAAGTGCTAACACAGCTCACCTCACTTGATAAGCCTTAGTAGGTGGTCAACTAAGTAAATCGCCGCTAAGATGCTTCCTGTCCAAACAGCTATACGTTTTTCTAAGTTGGCTATCCGTTCCATTAGTTTCTCTACGTTGCTTTCTAAGTTTTGCACCTTAACCTCCAGAGCTGTTATCCTTTCTTTCGTGTCCATTTCTACCCCGTGCAAACTTTACGTTAGCACTTATCTGTAGCGGTTCACCTAAAGACGGTTCAAGGTAGAAAGAGAAGGAGAGTTCGGCTTTCTTTGCAGACAGTATTTTTTGAACAGGGGAGCTCCCAGTTTTGGTTTTTATGACGTAGCCTTTCGGTTTTTGGGGTGTGCTTTTTTGGGGGTAACTTTCTGCCCCCACTTTTCCCGTGAGCTCCCCTATTTGATTAGTGAGCTCTATAGCTCCTTTGAGAAAGTTAACTAATTCCTTCATTTTTACCTTTCCCTAAGTGCATTTGGGTAATTCTTCGCCAATGAGCTCCACCATTAAGTAGAGCTTGTTTTCATCCAGCGTATCGTCTTCATTGAACTCTACAAGCTCGTATTCCTCCTGTGGCTCATAACAGTTGACCAGACCCGTGATAGTCCCTTCTAAGATTACGTCTAAATTTCGGAATATTCTTTTTGCAGGTGGACGGGTCGCTATTTCTATCGTCTTTGTAATGGGATGAGGAACTTCATCTACTATCTGGATTTTCTTCTTCCTTTTGAAGCTGAGAATTTCTACTTTGCTGTGGCCGTTCTCACGGAGGAAAAGGTCGTAAGGGTATACAGCTACGGCACTGTAGGTAAAAGACCCCGTTCCTAATCCAAGGGCCTCGTTGTCTCCTTCTATCCACGCCACAGGAGTAGCATAGATGTGGAGCTCTTTCAGGAGAAAAACTTTCCCTTCAGGGATTTGGGCTATTGTAATTTCTTCGGATTTTCCGGTCTCAACAAGAAAGTCAACAGCCATTACCTTCATAGAATCCTCCCTGCGGTCGGAAAAGAAAAGAGGGGGAGCTCCCCCTCTTTACTCACCTGTATAGCCAAGAACGGCTACGCCTATTGGTTTTGAAGGTTCGGAGTTACACTCAACAACAAGCTCAAGACTTGTGTTTTTGACTTCTTTGGGGGCTGGAAGTGTAAGCTTTTTGCTTGCAGTGCTAAAAATTCCACCCCCAAGCGGACGAGGACCAAAGACAGAGTTCCCGGCATCTAAAAGGTCAAGTGTAGAGTCCGCCGGGACATCCGCTATTACGTCGGTTATCTTAAAGCCGTCGGGAACGGCCACCGTTTGTCTGTTTATCCCTCTCTGTGGGGAGAGGATAAAGAAACTTATCGCATACGCCGTCGCTGTGGACATTTTAGCCCTCCTCACCCTCTATCTCTATGAAGAGGTCTACCGGGTTCTGGTTGGCAGAGGGTTTTTCATAGCTGATTACAACGTTGTACTCACCACCAGCAGGAACTACGATTTCTACCGGAAAGCCATAAGCGTGGTCGGTCGTGTAGGGGTTACACTCTTTTGTCCTGAAAAAGGCAGGACCACACTCAACTTTCTTTCCAGTTTGTCCCTCAATCGTAACAACCGCACCTTGAACGGCCTTTTGGACTTCTTTTGGGTCAGTTCCCGGAGCTCCATGAATCATTAGTTTGTATATCCTCAGCTTGGAAGAGGCAGGAGCTACGGGTTCTTTTCCTTTTGAGTACCTATCCTCGGCTGTCTGCTTAAATGGTTGAATAGTTCCAGTCATCTCTGGCTTAACTGTAAACTTAGCCCAGTTTACGTATGGCCTTGGCATCTCTACCTCCCTCAAATGTTTTTTTAAAGGCTAAAAGCGTTTTCTCTTTCGGAAACTTCGGGTATTTCAACCCCTTCAAGTCCTTCAAGCTCGTAAGGAACGTCGTAAGGTTCGTCTTCCCCATGAAGAGAAATAACGTTTCTTCCCTTAAAGACAAAACGGTCAATTAAGTTGATGATGATTTTTGCCCCTGCACCGGCCGTTATGCCCATCGCAAACTCTTTTCTTCTCCCCCCTTTCTTTAAGAGCAGAAGGCCTGTTGCAAGAGTGGTTACATCTCCAAGTGAAACAGGAAGAGAAGGAACTGGAATCTTGCTAAAGACGTAGTTGTCAAGTAGTTTTCCGCCTGCAAGTCCTACGGCCGCACCTGCAGAAATTTCAAGGAGGGCGTTTGAATCACGGGCAGGGTTAGCGATAATCACAACATTCCTGCTCTTCCCTCTGTTTGATACGGATGTTCTTTTGGTGCTCTTTTGGCCTTTTGAGCTCCTTCTGGAGCTCTTTCTTTTTCTCTCCTTTGTCTCCTTTGAAGGATTGATTACCATTCCTATGAGCTCCTTTGGCATCTCTTACCTCCATTTGGGTTTTTAGCCTTCAATTCCTCTCTCCGTTACTCGTCCAGAGAAGTTTGCTATGTAGAGTTCTTCTCCGTCTGGGTCTGTTAAAAGGTCTGGAAGTTTTGAAATGCGGAATCTCCTCTCTTTCCTAAGACAGACTTCCCCTCCGCACTTACAGCACTTAAGGGAGAAGGGCTCGGGTTCGCCCCCAAAGAAGTGGATATATGGTTTAGGGCCATCTCCTTTGTCGGCTAAGTAAACGACACCTAAGAGCTTTCCAAGATGGACAAAAGTCTTTGTTAGCTTTATACGGACTTGTGAAGCTTGTTTAGGCAACTTTCCCCAATGGAACTTTTCGTAAAGTTCAATTGCTTTATTGAGTTCCTCTTTCTTACTCACTTTCTACCTCTTTACGAGTTTTGTAACGAGATAGGCTACAGAGGCCCCAATAATGGCTTTCCCTATTTCTTCGGTAACTTCTGCCACGTCTTTCAAAAAGGATTTTTCTTTCCCAATTGATGCACAGACCTTGGGGTCTATCTTGCCCTGTTTAGCTAAGTCAAAGCATTCCTTTTGATTTTTGAACGCAAGTTCTTTCTCTTTATCCTCTTCAAGCTTCTTTCCCAAGAGAATTCCCGCTCCACCTACGGCCAAAAGGCCAGCTATCGCTAACGGCAACATCGCTTACCTCTTTCTAAGCAGGAGTAACGCTACAAGTGCCCAAGGTAGGTATTTTTCAAGATTTACTTTGTCTTTCTGTGGCGTAGGTGCAGGCCTTGAAGGATAGTATTGAGCTACTTCTAAGCTTGAATAGGAATGTGGTGGCTGAGGCGCAGGGGCAGGTGCAGAAGGATAACGGTTCTGGTACATTTTTGAGTAAGTGTCTATGTAGTTATCTGCCGCAACTGCTGCACTTGCGAAAGTTCCGCCAATAGCTTTTCCTGCCGCCGAGATAGCGCTTTTCCCTATCCTTTTTACTGTTTTCCCAACTTTCTTGACTGCGTGCTTAACTTTTTTGAAAACTTTCTTAAACCCCCCGAATAATCCAAGCTCGTAAACCATCTCTCACCTCATCACCATAGGGCATATACCACTGCACCGCCGGCAATTAACGCCCACCAAGGGAAGCTTCCTTCTTTGTGAGCTCCTTTTGTCGTTTTTTCTACCGCCTTTGTTGTTGTGATGTGTCTCTGTAGTGAGCTTGTATGCCTGACAGGCCTTACAGGACGGTCAGCTCTTGCAGGATGGTAAGGACGGAGAAGAGGTTTATGATGTGGCTTGTAATGCTTTCGTTGGCAAAGCTTATTTG from Phorcysia thermohydrogeniphila includes:
- a CDS encoding M15 family metallopeptidase; amino-acid sequence: MIKEIERRGWVATGGELWRHPNMQKYYVQIGRSRTMNSQHLKRLAIDLNLFRPARPGEEPSVIVNGSPFVLTWNVEDIEPIGRFWESLSKDNRWGGHFRTFKDVPHFEKEG